In the Anaerosporomusa subterranea genome, one interval contains:
- a CDS encoding late competence development ComFB family protein → MHLKNYMEDLVWEKLDEVMATQPDMCNCEQCRYDVASLALNYLPSRYVVTATGETYTRVKSLEMQFVIDIISAISRAMIIVQAKPRHPAEK, encoded by the coding sequence ATGCATTTAAAGAATTATATGGAAGATCTGGTGTGGGAGAAGCTCGACGAGGTAATGGCTACTCAGCCTGATATGTGTAACTGTGAGCAATGCCGATACGATGTAGCGTCACTGGCTCTCAATTATTTGCCGTCGCGCTATGTCGTCACCGCCACAGGCGAGACCTATACTCGTGTAAAGTCGTTGGAAATGCAATTTGTTATTGATATCATCAGCGCCATCTCGCGTGCGATGATTATCGTCCAAGCTAAACCTCGCCATCCGGCAGAAAAGTAG
- the pilM gene encoding type IV pilus assembly protein PilM, translated as MSILSNLFNRDSKYITGVDIGSGFIKVAQLDYSQSQPALIAAGATALPPGAITDGLISNSALLATQLQQLMLSAGCHGENVAFSVGGRSTFVREVLFPSMEPAELKEAITWDIEKYIPFAPDTYYYDYSIVGKSETDLEMRVLIAAAPKEEIDALVALANESGLKPIAIDIDALAAGRALGDPDSALLVDIGDSITQITVFQGGCPVAARTVVMGGRNFTLDIMQILGLTYQEAELLKVRQEGLLRPRNDDDDATDVHSKLAQSVGELAREIVQTSEFYKVQNRSAVIDKVILTGGGANLDNLIKHLEWQTGMPVALLDPLFSVRSTAAFDPQYIRGLAGQLTVAIGLAMRGGEA; from the coding sequence GTGAGCATTCTAAGTAACCTGTTTAATCGAGACAGCAAATACATAACTGGTGTCGATATTGGCAGCGGTTTTATCAAAGTTGCTCAGCTTGACTATTCTCAAAGCCAGCCAGCCTTGATCGCGGCTGGCGCGACAGCGTTGCCGCCAGGAGCAATTACGGACGGATTGATTAGTAATTCGGCCTTGCTTGCTACGCAACTGCAGCAGTTAATGCTGTCAGCAGGTTGCCATGGTGAAAATGTCGCATTTTCTGTTGGCGGGCGGTCGACGTTTGTCCGGGAAGTATTATTCCCATCAATGGAACCAGCAGAATTAAAAGAGGCGATTACCTGGGATATTGAGAAATATATTCCCTTCGCCCCAGACACCTATTATTACGATTATTCGATTGTTGGCAAGTCTGAGACTGACTTAGAGATGCGGGTACTCATTGCAGCTGCTCCCAAGGAAGAAATTGATGCTTTAGTGGCTTTAGCTAACGAGTCAGGTCTAAAACCGATTGCTATCGATATTGACGCACTAGCGGCGGGCCGGGCATTGGGTGATCCGGATTCTGCGCTGTTGGTTGATATTGGTGACTCGATCACCCAGATCACTGTGTTCCAGGGAGGGTGCCCTGTTGCGGCCCGGACAGTCGTAATGGGTGGGCGCAACTTCACGCTTGATATTATGCAGATACTTGGTCTCACCTACCAGGAGGCTGAACTGCTGAAAGTGCGCCAAGAAGGGCTGCTGCGTCCGCGTAACGATGACGACGACGCAACCGATGTGCACAGCAAGCTGGCTCAGTCGGTTGGGGAACTTGCGAGAGAAATCGTTCAGACCTCTGAATTTTACAAAGTGCAAAACAGAAGTGCAGTAATTGATAAAGTAATCTTGACTGGCGGCGGCGCTAACCTTGATAATCTGATCAAGCATTTAGAGTGGCAGACAGGCATGCCGGTTGCACTACTTGATCCGCTGTTTTCTGTTCGCTCGACTGCCGCCTTTGACCCGCAGTATATTCGAGGGCTAGCTGGGCAGTTGACTGTTGCGATTGGACTTGCTATGCGGGGAGGAGAAGCATGA
- a CDS encoding PilN domain-containing protein has protein sequence MITINLLPPVKKNPFLQARHSFAIAAGLFVLCLGSFWGYLLYTEQKLETELQQVRQQHELFKPTLTQMRTATAKQQAITARQTILLALTQERPPLYAAIARLGAIIPNGVWLTEVTGDKNNLKIAGMAKNYPDVAEFLKKAQDDVMFTEFTLIRAEHDKTNANFEYRVKFKGM, from the coding sequence ATGATTACGATCAATCTGCTGCCACCGGTAAAGAAGAACCCTTTTTTGCAGGCTCGCCATTCCTTCGCCATCGCTGCCGGCTTGTTCGTTTTGTGCCTTGGCTCCTTCTGGGGTTATCTGCTCTATACAGAACAAAAACTAGAGACTGAACTCCAGCAGGTAAGGCAGCAGCATGAACTTTTCAAACCAACGCTGACGCAAATGCGGACCGCAACCGCTAAGCAACAGGCGATTACTGCCAGACAGACCATCCTGCTGGCCCTGACCCAGGAGCGTCCACCGCTTTACGCTGCGATCGCACGTCTGGGGGCTATCATTCCGAACGGAGTCTGGCTGACGGAAGTAACTGGCGATAAAAATAATTTAAAGATCGCTGGCATGGCGAAAAATTATCCGGATGTTGCGGAATTTTTGAAAAAGGCTCAAGACGATGTGATGTTTACCGAGTTTACGCTAATCCGAGCCGAGCACGACAAAACGAACGCCAATTTTGAATATAGGGTGAAGTTCAAGGGGATGTGA
- a CDS encoding type 4a pilus biogenesis protein PilO — MQFDTLPLRYKVCAFALGMVLLTWLFAGLVLFPYQQRMTDIENQLQAERSLVKAAQDFGMIHPEPAKYLKLIDDKLHVLERMLPSEARVSEFLSQSETAAKASGAKLVSLKPGAAMNKNGYQEWSMELVIHGSFFQTMNFVKKIEEGPRFNSVSNIVMQAKPGQLESKLTISIYSFGIPPVQATRLPVAPAK; from the coding sequence ATGCAGTTTGATACTCTGCCGCTACGCTATAAAGTTTGTGCTTTTGCCCTTGGGATGGTCCTGCTGACGTGGTTGTTCGCGGGTCTCGTATTGTTTCCATACCAACAGCGTATGACAGATATAGAAAACCAGCTGCAGGCGGAACGCAGTTTGGTTAAAGCAGCACAGGATTTTGGCATGATCCACCCGGAGCCGGCGAAATATTTAAAGCTGATTGATGATAAGTTACATGTACTCGAACGGATGCTGCCGTCTGAAGCGCGGGTCAGCGAATTTTTATCTCAAAGCGAAACAGCAGCAAAAGCCAGCGGCGCGAAGTTGGTGTCGCTCAAGCCGGGTGCAGCCATGAATAAAAACGGTTATCAGGAATGGTCAATGGAACTAGTTATTCATGGTAGTTTTTTTCAAACAATGAATTTTGTTAAAAAAATCGAAGAAGGCCCTCGCTTCAACAGCGTTTCTAACATTGTGATGCAAGCAAAACCTGGTCAACTGGAAAGCAAACTGACGATTAGCATTTATTCTTTTGGTATCCCACCCGTCCAGGCGACTCGCCTGCCAGTCGCACCGGCAAAATAA
- a CDS encoding efflux RND transporter periplasmic adaptor subunit, translated as MVTGRRKIIGVAALIFIVLSGIITYRIYDNLSANKERAGRLAQGRVVEVEAARVGRQDINPVIVLSGNLEAGWNADISPKADGRIDKLYVEEGDVVKAGSVVADLDMQELKALLTQAEGNLLVAKAEMEQADLELRRMDSLVKQGAISAQAYDTARIKRDLNIGKVKAAQGNFDQLATRLDNASILAPRDGVVVKRHLQAGFFAKAGTPIISLADTSSLLAKATLGEGQITQLAVGAGAKVIVSALDGRDFSGVITRISPAAALPARTFTAEISVPNPDGILKQGMFAKVELIGNVKKNVLVVPEIALVMREDQKTVYVVKADNKVQQQTLKLGYVGNGIAEVLDGVKEGDLIVVAGQNKIKDGATVKASAKDGGQ; from the coding sequence TTGGTAACTGGAAGAAGAAAAATCATTGGAGTGGCTGCGTTAATTTTCATCGTTTTGTCTGGTATTATTACATACCGCATATATGACAATTTATCGGCGAATAAAGAACGTGCAGGTCGGCTGGCTCAGGGGCGGGTAGTCGAGGTGGAGGCCGCTAGGGTCGGCCGCCAGGATATCAATCCAGTCATTGTGTTGTCAGGCAACTTGGAAGCAGGCTGGAACGCTGATATCTCACCGAAAGCTGACGGCCGTATTGATAAGCTGTATGTCGAGGAAGGCGATGTTGTTAAAGCCGGCAGCGTCGTTGCCGATCTTGATATGCAGGAATTGAAGGCACTGCTGACACAGGCCGAGGGGAATCTGCTTGTTGCCAAGGCTGAAATGGAGCAAGCTGACCTCGAACTAAGACGCATGGATTCTTTGGTTAAACAGGGGGCAATTTCGGCTCAGGCCTATGATACGGCTAGAATCAAACGTGATTTAAATATTGGTAAAGTCAAAGCGGCACAAGGTAACTTTGATCAATTGGCTACCCGATTGGATAATGCCAGTATCCTCGCTCCCCGTGATGGTGTAGTTGTCAAACGTCACCTCCAGGCAGGATTTTTCGCCAAAGCGGGGACACCGATTATCAGTCTGGCGGATACTTCATCTTTGTTGGCGAAAGCGACTTTGGGGGAAGGTCAGATTACTCAGCTTGCAGTTGGAGCTGGCGCGAAGGTCATCGTGAGTGCACTCGACGGACGTGATTTCTCTGGTGTCATTACTCGCATTTCTCCGGCGGCAGCACTACCGGCACGGACGTTTACGGCTGAGATCAGTGTGCCGAATCCGGACGGAATTTTAAAGCAGGGTATGTTTGCTAAAGTGGAACTCATCGGCAACGTCAAAAAGAACGTGCTGGTGGTTCCGGAAATCGCTTTAGTTATGCGGGAAGACCAAAAAACCGTCTATGTCGTTAAAGCAGATAACAAGGTACAGCAGCAGACGCTAAAGTTGGGTTATGTGGGCAATGGGATTGCTGAAGTGCTGGACGGCGTTAAGGAAGGAGATCTAATTGTTGTCGCTGGTCAGAACAAGATCAAAGACGGCGCAACGGTGAAGGCCTCCGCCAAGGACGGTGGACAATAG
- a CDS encoding efflux RND transporter permease subunit: protein MGISTFIKRPVFTTMLVLLLVVFGMSAYPSLGIDLNPDVDFPIVTVRITYTGASPEEMESLITKPVEDAVSSVSGIKTLSSVSREGSSETTIEFEFGTNAKLAANEVREKVAGVRRRLPEEIDEPVVQRFDITAQAILYFSMASDVRNRGEIRKIAVDLVKDDLQRLDGVAEVNVYGAAEREIHIYLDPQKLEAYNVTFQQILELANNQNINTPGGRVNEKGTELTVRTIGKYRSVQDIKDIVVANQQGRLIRMSDIANVEDGWAEERVYARTDGQPSVMLSVQKQSGSNTVDVAERVKKQVEHLRNNVLPPDMKVTMTRDSSVYIRDSVEDVIVSLVFGSFLAVFITFLFLRNGRATIICAIAIPTSIIATFFLMKSMNFTLNNMSLMGLSLSVGILIDDAIVVIENIFRHMEEGKSPFEAAKDGTQEIALAVMATTLSILAVFVPVGNMGLVIGQFFKQFGLTVAFAVAFSLFVAFTLTPTLAAYWLKPHSTETVAPRGFSRLVQKMLDSFENGFLAVRTLYVFILRWALQRPKKLVVVAVLSLFINVMLTPFLGVEFQPTYDSGEFNIVMNAPAGTSIDRMKELVTPIEKLVLEIPELEAAYLLVGQNRQTYRSTLGIRLISASERDRSMTQIMDELRFKLRGVRNLKTAVQNNQGVGRGDSRPVQLALRGPELEALSHYAQDLAEKIRQIPGSADVDISSEQSEPEVLVRMDPARMGEIGVDATAVGDVIQMAFLGKTTKNQYNIADSDYDIRVQLQEQSRLNIDDVANLRISTKSGTFARLGDVAEVKLSSGPTQIDREGRQRQVIVYSNAVGVSAGEIIAKVRDLLPELNLPLGYSTKFVGSAQMMQESFAEIGKALVLAIILIYMVLAAEFESFVHPLTIMLSLPFSLVGAILGLLVAAKTINIMALIGVIMLMGLVTKNAILLVDYTNQLRANGMEVVEALVEAGAVRLRPILMTTAAMIFGMLPVALGIGAGAELRSSMGVVLVGGLITSTMLTLIIVPLVYLLIDRMQNRLKHDKAKDAGITV, encoded by the coding sequence GTGGGAATCAGTACCTTCATTAAGCGACCTGTTTTCACAACCATGTTGGTGCTGCTATTGGTCGTGTTCGGCATGAGCGCTTATCCCAGTTTAGGCATAGACCTAAACCCTGATGTTGATTTTCCGATTGTCACTGTGAGGATTACTTATACCGGCGCTTCGCCTGAGGAAATGGAGAGTTTGATCACTAAGCCAGTAGAAGATGCGGTCAGCTCGGTGTCTGGCATCAAGACCTTGTCCTCAGTTTCACGTGAAGGCTCGTCGGAAACGACGATTGAGTTTGAATTCGGCACCAACGCCAAGTTAGCAGCCAACGAAGTTCGCGAAAAAGTGGCCGGTGTGCGCCGCCGTCTGCCGGAAGAGATTGATGAGCCGGTCGTGCAACGGTTTGACATTACTGCCCAGGCGATCCTGTATTTTAGTATGGCTTCAGACGTGCGCAACCGCGGCGAAATTCGTAAAATCGCTGTTGATCTTGTTAAGGACGATCTGCAGCGCCTCGATGGCGTGGCTGAGGTTAACGTCTATGGCGCGGCTGAACGCGAAATACATATTTACCTGGATCCACAAAAGCTGGAAGCCTATAATGTAACATTTCAGCAAATTCTAGAACTCGCCAACAACCAGAACATCAACACACCTGGCGGCCGGGTTAATGAGAAAGGCACTGAGCTGACTGTCCGCACCATCGGCAAATACCGTAGTGTGCAAGATATTAAGGATATTGTGGTGGCGAATCAGCAAGGTCGGCTGATCCGCATGTCTGATATCGCTAATGTTGAGGACGGTTGGGCGGAAGAACGGGTCTATGCCCGCACTGATGGTCAACCTAGCGTTATGCTGTCTGTACAGAAGCAATCTGGCAGTAATACCGTTGATGTGGCCGAACGGGTAAAGAAGCAGGTCGAACATCTGCGCAACAACGTACTGCCGCCAGATATGAAAGTAACTATGACTCGTGATAGCTCAGTCTATATCCGCGACAGCGTGGAAGATGTCATTGTTTCGCTGGTTTTTGGCAGTTTTTTGGCAGTTTTTATTACATTTTTATTTCTTCGTAACGGCAGGGCCACTATTATTTGCGCTATTGCCATTCCGACGTCAATCATTGCCACTTTCTTCTTAATGAAGTCGATGAATTTCACGTTAAATAATATGTCTCTGATGGGTCTTAGTCTGTCGGTCGGTATATTAATTGACGATGCGATTGTTGTCATTGAGAATATCTTTCGCCATATGGAGGAAGGTAAATCTCCGTTCGAGGCAGCTAAAGACGGAACACAAGAGATTGCGCTGGCGGTCATGGCGACCACACTTTCCATCTTGGCGGTATTTGTGCCTGTCGGCAACATGGGCTTAGTTATCGGTCAATTCTTTAAACAGTTTGGCTTGACAGTCGCTTTTGCGGTTGCGTTTTCACTGTTTGTCGCCTTTACGTTGACGCCAACTCTGGCGGCCTATTGGCTCAAACCGCATTCAACAGAAACCGTTGCCCCTCGCGGCTTCTCACGGTTAGTGCAAAAAATGCTAGACAGTTTCGAAAATGGTTTTCTAGCTGTTCGCACGCTGTATGTGTTTATTTTGCGCTGGGCGCTCCAACGCCCGAAGAAATTGGTTGTAGTCGCTGTGCTGTCTCTGTTTATCAATGTCATGCTGACACCATTTCTTGGCGTCGAATTTCAACCAACCTATGATTCCGGAGAATTCAATATCGTGATGAACGCGCCGGCTGGCACTTCCATTGACCGGATGAAAGAACTAGTGACACCAATCGAGAAACTAGTTCTCGAAATACCCGAATTGGAGGCCGCTTATTTGCTTGTTGGACAGAATCGGCAGACATATCGGTCAACTTTAGGCATCAGACTGATCTCTGCCAGCGAACGAGATCGTTCGATGACACAAATTATGGACGAGTTGCGCTTCAAGCTGCGGGGAGTTAGAAACCTGAAAACTGCAGTGCAAAACAACCAAGGCGTGGGACGCGGTGATTCACGACCAGTTCAGTTGGCGCTGCGCGGACCTGAACTAGAAGCACTTTCTCACTATGCGCAGGATTTAGCCGAGAAGATTCGCCAAATTCCTGGTAGCGCGGATGTGGATATCTCGAGTGAACAGTCCGAGCCTGAGGTGTTAGTCCGAATGGACCCAGCCAGAATGGGAGAAATCGGCGTTGACGCAACCGCTGTTGGCGATGTGATCCAGATGGCCTTCCTGGGTAAAACGACCAAGAATCAATATAATATCGCTGACAGCGACTATGATATTCGCGTTCAATTACAGGAGCAGAGTCGTTTGAATATTGATGATGTAGCCAATTTGCGCATCTCGACTAAAAGCGGCACGTTCGCCCGATTAGGTGATGTTGCGGAAGTCAAGTTATCCTCCGGTCCGACGCAGATTGACCGCGAAGGGCGGCAGCGTCAAGTTATCGTTTATTCCAATGCAGTCGGAGTCTCGGCAGGTGAGATCATCGCCAAAGTGCGTGACCTGTTACCTGAACTCAATCTACCACTCGGCTATTCAACTAAATTCGTCGGCTCGGCCCAGATGATGCAGGAATCCTTTGCTGAAATCGGCAAAGCACTGGTGCTCGCGATTATCTTGATTTACATGGTGCTCGCAGCTGAGTTTGAGAGCTTTGTGCATCCACTAACCATTATGTTGTCATTGCCTTTCTCGCTGGTTGGAGCGATTCTCGGGTTGCTGGTCGCGGCTAAGACGATTAACATTATGGCTCTCATCGGAGTTATCATGCTGATGGGCTTAGTTACAAAAAACGCCATTCTGCTGGTAGACTATACCAACCAGCTGCGTGCAAACGGCATGGAGGTCGTCGAAGCGTTGGTAGAGGCGGGCGCTGTTCGTCTTCGCCCAATCCTGATGACAACAGCTGCCATGATCTTTGGTATGTTGCCGGTTGCTCTTGGTATCGGCGCTGGCGCTGAGTTGCGCTCATCGATGGGCGTTGTCTTAGTAGGTGGTCTGATTACCTCGACCATGCTGACCTTGATTATAGTGCCTCTGGTATATTTGTTAATCGATAGGATGCAAAATCGACTAAAACATGATAAAGCAAAAGACGCAGGAATAACGGTATAG
- the larB gene encoding nickel pincer cofactor biosynthesis protein LarB, which produces MDDKQLIELLESYRSGQISTEEGVAALRTLPYEDLGFAKIDHHRTIRQGFPEVIFCQGKTVEQVATIATRLAGHNNNLLATRATHEMFEAVKLSVPDAVYREQSRLITVKRDETVVDPDRFILVVTAGTGDIPVAEEAAITAEMMGNTVKTVYDVGVAGIHRLIAQYDLLQQANVLIVVAGMEGALASVVGGMVAKPVIAVPTSVGYGANFGGLSALLAMLNSCAAGIGVVNIDNGFGAGRLASMINQMR; this is translated from the coding sequence ATGGATGATAAGCAATTGATAGAATTATTGGAATCGTACCGCTCTGGTCAGATATCCACCGAAGAAGGAGTTGCCGCTCTTCGCACTCTGCCTTATGAAGACTTGGGGTTTGCCAAAATTGATCACCATCGGACCATCCGTCAAGGATTTCCTGAAGTTATTTTCTGTCAGGGCAAGACGGTAGAACAAGTGGCAACGATCGCCACCCGCTTGGCTGGTCATAACAACAATCTACTGGCTACGCGGGCCACACATGAAATGTTTGAGGCGGTTAAATTGTCTGTTCCTGACGCCGTTTACCGCGAACAGTCTCGATTGATTACTGTAAAACGTGATGAGACTGTTGTTGATCCCGATCGATTCATTCTGGTCGTTACGGCCGGAACCGGCGATATACCGGTGGCCGAAGAAGCGGCGATCACGGCTGAAATGATGGGCAATACGGTTAAGACTGTCTATGATGTCGGTGTTGCCGGTATTCATCGACTGATCGCCCAATACGATCTGCTACAGCAGGCCAATGTCCTGATTGTGGTTGCCGGAATGGAAGGCGCGCTGGCTAGCGTAGTCGGTGGTATGGTTGCGAAACCAGTTATTGCTGTTCCAACTAGTGTCGGTTATGGAGCGAATTTCGGCGGCCTGTCGGCCTTGTTGGCTATGCTTAACAGTTGCGCGGCAGGGATTGGGGTTGTCAATATTGATAATGGATTTGGCGCCGGTCGTTTGGCCAGTATGATTAACCAGATGAGGTGA
- the larC gene encoding nickel pincer cofactor biosynthesis protein LarC: MSVVYLDCFSGVSGNMLLGGLLDLGLPEEQLRSMLANLPISGYELLTKRVEKHGISAVYVDVKLTKRQHHRHLSDILQIIETSGLPKSVIETANAIFLRLAAAEAKVHNATLEDVHFHEVGAVDAIVDVVGTAFGLHELGITSLYASKLHAGAGFVKCDHGLMPVPAPATAELLQGIPWYGGDIKRELVTPTGAAIVSTLAKGFGSMPDRFVSRRIGYGAGTWELEIPNVLRMIYGDLQPRQDELLIIECNIDDMNPQDYSPAMDKLFDAGALDVWLTPIIMKKSRPAHTLSILAPSVALDVVARVALTETTSIGLRYFPVERIIADRSELTVETAWGRVRVKISRHQGKVCQVTPEYEDCLRLSHSCGEPVRIVRQAALAAAFLLPETE, from the coding sequence ATGTCTGTTGTTTATTTAGATTGTTTTTCCGGCGTCAGCGGCAATATGCTGCTGGGTGGGCTGCTTGATCTCGGCTTGCCAGAGGAACAGCTGCGCTCTATGCTAGCTAACTTACCGATCTCCGGTTATGAGCTTTTAACCAAGAGAGTAGAAAAACACGGAATCAGCGCAGTGTACGTAGATGTTAAGCTAACGAAACGTCAACACCACCGACATCTGTCGGACATTTTACAGATCATCGAAACTTCAGGATTACCAAAGTCTGTAATAGAGACTGCAAACGCAATATTTTTGCGTTTAGCAGCTGCCGAGGCAAAGGTTCATAACGCCACCTTGGAAGATGTCCATTTTCACGAAGTCGGCGCAGTTGACGCTATTGTTGATGTCGTAGGTACCGCGTTCGGCTTGCATGAGTTGGGCATTACTAGTCTATATGCTTCAAAGCTGCACGCAGGAGCGGGCTTTGTCAAGTGCGATCATGGCTTAATGCCTGTGCCGGCGCCTGCGACCGCGGAACTGCTGCAGGGGATTCCCTGGTATGGCGGCGATATCAAACGGGAACTGGTCACGCCAACCGGAGCGGCGATTGTGTCGACTCTGGCAAAAGGGTTCGGTTCTATGCCTGACCGGTTTGTCAGCCGCAGGATTGGCTATGGTGCTGGAACGTGGGAGCTTGAAATTCCGAATGTATTGCGGATGATTTACGGCGATTTGCAGCCCCGGCAGGATGAGCTACTCATTATTGAGTGTAATATTGACGACATGAACCCTCAAGATTATTCGCCGGCTATGGACAAACTGTTTGACGCGGGCGCTTTGGATGTCTGGCTTACCCCAATAATCATGAAAAAGAGCCGTCCGGCTCACACTTTATCAATTTTAGCGCCGAGTGTGGCGCTAGATGTAGTGGCGCGAGTCGCGTTAACCGAAACGACTAGCATCGGCCTTCGCTATTTTCCAGTCGAACGAATTATCGCCGATCGGAGTGAGTTGACAGTTGAAACAGCTTGGGGTCGTGTCAGGGTAAAGATCAGCCGCCACCAAGGCAAAGTCTGTCAGGTCACTCCCGAGTATGAGGATTGCCTGCGACTGTCACACTCGTGCGGTGAGCCTGTGCGTATAGTCAGACAAGCGGCGCTTGCAGCTGCTTTCTTACTGCCGGAAACAGAATAG
- the rnhC gene encoding ribonuclease HIII, with protein sequence MAALEETVASITKNVTENDLVIASSRSIAYGVQLTITDAKESITLNIYSGKKGISLTLGGSAASQLRQKVESLLAVPPRQSAQPTKPQGADLGFANVEGFDGRWIGTDESGKGDFFGPLVVGAVLVDDETEAQLVAKGIKDCKVLSDAKVRALAVSIREICHGHYVELELLPSRYNALYQQLRTEGKNLNQLLAWAHARAIEDLLQKEPCRFAIVDQFADERQILSRLMAKGKALTLIQSHRAERNIAVAAASVLARDRFLARLDSFRAQYGMEFPKGASAAVIAAGRRFAAERGREALIEVAKVHFKTMEEI encoded by the coding sequence ATGGCCGCATTAGAAGAAACAGTCGCTTCGATTACGAAAAACGTAACTGAGAATGATTTGGTTATAGCCAGTTCTCGCTCGATCGCCTATGGTGTTCAGTTAACCATCACTGACGCAAAAGAGTCGATTACTCTCAATATCTACAGTGGCAAAAAGGGCATCTCATTAACGCTTGGCGGCTCTGCCGCCAGCCAATTGCGGCAGAAAGTAGAATCGCTATTGGCAGTTCCACCGCGCCAATCCGCCCAACCAACTAAACCGCAGGGGGCTGACTTGGGCTTTGCCAATGTAGAAGGTTTTGACGGACGCTGGATTGGGACTGATGAATCAGGCAAAGGTGATTTCTTCGGACCGCTAGTCGTTGGAGCTGTGCTAGTTGACGATGAAACAGAGGCCCAATTGGTTGCAAAAGGCATTAAAGACTGCAAAGTCTTATCCGATGCCAAGGTGAGAGCCTTGGCTGTTAGTATCCGGGAAATCTGCCATGGACACTATGTTGAACTGGAGCTGCTTCCGTCTCGCTATAATGCGTTATATCAACAACTGCGAACAGAAGGTAAGAATTTGAATCAGTTGCTCGCCTGGGCCCACGCCCGGGCGATAGAAGATCTTTTGCAAAAAGAGCCTTGCCGGTTTGCTATTGTTGACCAGTTTGCCGATGAACGGCAGATTCTGTCGCGCTTGATGGCCAAAGGAAAAGCCCTGACGCTTATACAAAGTCACCGGGCTGAACGTAATATCGCGGTGGCGGCCGCTTCTGTATTGGCCAGGGATCGTTTCTTGGCCAGGCTGGATAGCTTTCGGGCCCAATACGGCATGGAGTTCCCCAAAGGGGCTTCAGCCGCCGTCATTGCCGCTGGTAGACGCTTTGCTGCTGAACGGGGGCGCGAGGCGCTGATCGAAGTCGCTAAAGTTCATTTTAAAACCATGGAGGAAATATAG
- the folE2 gene encoding GTP cyclohydrolase FolE2: MKDVQNLNDVRGIAIQKVGVTDVHLPFQIKTKAGALQSVLARIRLTVDLPQEYKGTHMSRFIEALFAWSQKPVSYREMEQLLGDVLQRLHAQRAGIDIHFKYFIEKTAPVTGLKSILDFDCSFAGNLVQGERLEFTLGVAVPFTSLCPCSKEISDCGAHNQRGVMRVKLRQRPGTFTWIEDLVTLLEEQASCPVYPLLKREDEKYVTERAYENPKFVEDVLRDMVLVLRGIRGVSWFEAECETFESIHNHNAYAYHSEDSQP; the protein is encoded by the coding sequence ATGAAAGACGTACAGAATCTAAACGATGTACGCGGTATCGCCATTCAGAAGGTTGGCGTTACTGATGTGCATTTGCCCTTTCAAATAAAGACTAAAGCTGGGGCGCTTCAGTCTGTGTTAGCCCGCATCCGACTGACAGTAGATTTACCGCAAGAGTACAAAGGCACCCACATGAGCCGGTTTATCGAGGCCTTGTTCGCCTGGAGCCAAAAGCCGGTATCCTATCGTGAGATGGAACAATTGTTGGGCGATGTTCTGCAGCGGCTGCATGCGCAGCGGGCTGGCATTGATATTCACTTTAAATATTTTATCGAAAAAACTGCGCCAGTCACTGGCTTAAAAAGTATATTGGATTTTGACTGCTCGTTTGCCGGCAATCTCGTGCAAGGTGAACGCTTGGAATTTACACTAGGTGTTGCGGTTCCGTTCACTTCACTATGCCCATGTAGCAAGGAAATATCGGATTGTGGGGCACATAATCAGCGCGGGGTTATGAGAGTGAAACTCCGGCAGCGTCCGGGTACGTTTACATGGATTGAGGACTTGGTTACGCTACTAGAAGAACAAGCAAGTTGTCCGGTCTATCCTCTGTTAAAGCGGGAAGATGAAAAATATGTAACAGAGCGAGCCTATGAAAATCCGAAATTTGTCGAAGATGTTTTGCGTGACATGGTGCTTGTTCTGCGCGGCATTAGAGGCGTCAGTTGGTTTGAAGCGGAATGTGAAACATTTGAATCAATTCATAATCACAACGCTTATGCATATCATAGCGAAGATAGCCAGCCGTAG